The DNA segment AGAGGAACTGCACGATGAACTCATACTTCGGCAGAGTCACCATCTTCGGACCGGTGTCGATCATTGCCGTGGGTTGGCCTTGAGCCCCTGGCGGCAATGCCATCGGAGCGGTCATCGTCCCGAGCGGGACGTCCGTTTCCGCAACACTGTACTTCCAGTCAATCGGAGGGCCCGGCAAGAGTACAGGGAACCTCACGCCCATCTCCGGCAACGAGACGGTTTTCATTCCGCCCGTGTCAGGATCGGGCACTTCGATCTTGGTGTTCTTCAGGTTCTCGATGAGCGTATCCAGCACGTACTGCGAACTGATCTGTTTGGTGTTGTCTTCCGAGTTGTGATAGTGATAGCCGCTGATCTGAATCACAAAGCCGGGGCCTGTCGGAGGCTCGACCATCGTGGCGGGAACCGTTGCTGGCGCGGCAGTGGCATCCACCGGAGCGCTCGGATCGACCGGAGCGCTTGGGTCTACGGGAACACTCGGATCGGGCGTCGCAGCGGCATCCGCCGGCACGACATTAGGATCGACGACCGGCGCCGTGGCGTCCGCTACGGGCAAGGCATTCGGGTCCACAGGCGTCGTGCCATCACCAGCCGCAGCGGCGGGGAAATTCGGATCGCCCGGCTGCGGCCATCTGGCTTGAATGACGCCGTCGTACCAGACTTTGACGTCGTCGACGAACTTCGAATCGACCTGATCGACGTAAATGCCGGTCCGCTTTTCTTCTTCTTCGGGCTTGGTCTTGCGCGGGTCGCCCTCGGGCTTCGGAATGGCGGCGTTGATGCCCTTCAACACGTCCAGCCACAGCCGGCGTCCTTCCGCATTGCGGGCGAGATTGACCGCCACGCGATTAATCTTCTGAAAATCATCCTTGGCCGTGTTGAACTCCGTTGTGTAGCCAGCCGCCGTGGTCGCGATGCCCGACGCCGTGTCTTTCGCGCTCTTGAATTTCTCCGGTTCGACGCTGGCATAGGCCCGCCAGTAACTGGCGTAGCTCAGGCTGGTGCCGAGCATCAGCAGCGCCGCGGCCGCTACGGCCCAGGGCTTTTTGGCCCGGATCATGCGGTCCTTGAGTAGTTCGCGCGGGATCAGGTTGGTGCGAATCCGCGATTCGGCCAGGGCCTGCACGGCGAGTCCGTAAGGCACGGCCAACGCGAGGAGATTGTCTTTGAACGCCGGCGTATCGACGATGCCGGCGCCGCTCAGCCCGCGGAAGTTCTCGATCCGCACGACGTCGATGCCCAAGTTCTGCTGCAAATAGCGTTGCAGGCCCGGCAACTTCATCGCGTTGCCGAGGCCGATGGCGCGGCCGATCTTGGCGTTGCGATGGACGTTCTGGAAATAGCCAATCGAGCGCTGTAACTCCGTCAGCATGTCGTTAAACACCGGCCGCATGGCCTGGAACAACAGCTTCGGATTCTCCGCCGTGGCGGCGTTGCGCTTCAGGTGTTCGGCCGCGGCGAAGGTGAGCTTTAGTTCTTTCGTCAGCGCCTTGGTGAAGTGATTTCCGCCGAGCGGAATGCTGCGCTGCCAGACGCGATACCCGTTGGTGATCACCAGGTCGGTCGTGTCGGTGCCGAGCGAAATCACCACCGTCGAATCCGGCGGGTTGTCCGGATCGAACTCGTCCGCCGGCGGCAGATTGGGCATCTGGTCGAAAGCGGCGAAGTTGTACAGCGCCAGCGGCGCCAATTGGATGACGTCAACTTCGATATTCGCTGCGTTGTACGGCTTCAAGGCGCGGAACACTTGCTCGCGCTTCATCGCGAACAGGCCGACCTCGGTTTCCAAGGCGAAGCCGTCTTCCTCGCTCCCGCCAGCCATCTGCTGGTAGTCCCAGACGACGTCTTCGAGCGCGAACGGAATCTGCTGCTTGGCTTCGTACTTGACGATGTCGGGAATCTTCTTGGATTCGACCGGCGGCAGTTTGATAAAGCGCGACAAGCCCGATTGCCCGGAGACGGAGATGGCGACGCGATCGCCACGCACCGAGTTGCGGGAGAGAAACTCCGTCAGGGCGTTGCCGACCAACTCGACCGGATCGGCCTCGGGCTGACTGAGAATCTTCGGGTACTCAATGAAGTCGAACGCGTCGACGACAATACGCTGAGCGTCCTCCGGATGCCTGGAGCATCGGAGCGCCTTGAGCGCGCATTGACCAATATCAATGCCCCAAACGGCGTTTCCTCTAGCCATCGCTCTGTTCCTCGGTCTGTTCCTTGCCAACAGCGCGAGCCGGTGCTCGTACTGTCCCGATGACGCCAGGCCGTGGAGAGGGGCCCGAGAGGAGAGGTCGGCAGCGCCATCGGATTCGACGCATTGTTTAATTTATAGGCACAACGTGCGATGTCAATAAATTCCCCGAAAAGTATTATAGTTACC comes from the Planctomycetia bacterium genome and includes:
- the pilM gene encoding type IV pilus assembly protein PilM yields the protein MARGNAVWGIDIGQCALKALRCSRHPEDAQRIVVDAFDFIEYPKILSQPEADPVELVGNALTEFLSRNSVRGDRVAISVSGQSGLSRFIKLPPVESKKIPDIVKYEAKQQIPFALEDVVWDYQQMAGGSEEDGFALETEVGLFAMKREQVFRALKPYNAANIEVDVIQLAPLALYNFAAFDQMPNLPPADEFDPDNPPDSTVVISLGTDTTDLVITNGYRVWQRSIPLGGNHFTKALTKELKLTFAAAEHLKRNAATAENPKLLFQAMRPVFNDMLTELQRSIGYFQNVHRNAKIGRAIGLGNAMKLPGLQRYLQQNLGIDVVRIENFRGLSGAGIVDTPAFKDNLLALAVPYGLAVQALAESRIRTNLIPRELLKDRMIRAKKPWAVAAAALLMLGTSLSYASYWRAYASVEPEKFKSAKDTASGIATTAAGYTTEFNTAKDDFQKINRVAVNLARNAEGRRLWLDVLKGINAAIPKPEGDPRKTKPEEEEKRTGIYVDQVDSKFVDDVKVWYDGVIQARWPQPGDPNFPAAAAGDGTTPVDPNALPVADATAPVVDPNVVPADAAATPDPSVPVDPSAPVDPSAPVDATAAPATVPATMVEPPTGPGFVIQISGYHYHNSEDNTKQISSQYVLDTLIENLKNTKIEVPDPDTGGMKTVSLPEMGVRFPVLLPGPPIDWKYSVAETDVPLGTMTAPMALPPGAQGQPTAMIDTGPKMVTLPKYEFIVQFLWQEPKRAQEAEQLAEAAPADATAAPAADTTTEPAPASPAADAAATEPLPADAPAADTTDASDVETAAPPAGNVATPPPADGGVAPEAATEQPSAPPPAEPADSAGATAPDA